A portion of the Pseudorasbora parva isolate DD20220531a chromosome 1, ASM2467924v1, whole genome shotgun sequence genome contains these proteins:
- the LOC137078749 gene encoding uncharacterized protein, protein MRTGEREAGNTQRAGTRAEREAERICQNQTGETLRERMMVPKPGRKKTRAAAMQTPFADIIQALTGLHKEQHQSMLEIREEQVRRFQALFLAQQQDRELFRSCIDREVPAGDTSSTLASTTRMQLTKMGPQDDPEAFLDLFERSAEACGWPRLDWPVRLILLLSGEAQIAAQQLPVPNLLVYEDLRGAIRQRVRLSHEQHRQRFRSLTLGENSRPFVMAQQLLDTCRRWLRADQSTVN, encoded by the exons ATGAGGACCGGAGAGAGAGAAGCTGGGAACACACAGCGTGCTGGGACTCGGGCTGAGAGAGAAGCAGAGAGGATCTGCCAAAACCAAACCGGAGAGACTTTAAGAGAGAGAATGA TGGTGCCCAAACCCGGGAGGAAAAAGACCCGAGCCGCCGCCATGCAAACGccatttgcggacatcatcCAGGCGCTCACGGGCCTGCATAAGGAACAACATCAGTCTATGCTGGAGATCAGGGAGGAGCAGGTACGGCGATTTCAGGCCCTCTTCCTGGCCCAGCAGCAGGACCGTGAGCTGTTCCGGAGCTGCATTGATCGGGAGGTTCCCGCCGGGGATACATCATCAACCCTGGCCAGCACCACCCGCATGCAGCTCACCAAGATGGGTCCGCAGGATGACCCAGAAGCCTTCCTGGACCTGTTCGAGCGGTCTGCGGAAGCTTGTGGGTGGCCGCGACTGGactggccggtgcgcctcatcctGCTGTTATCCGGTGAGGCGCAGATAGCGGCCCAACAACTTCCAGTCCCGAACCTCCTGGTCTATGAAGACCTACGAGGGGCCATCCGTCAGCGGGTCAGGCTCTCCCACGAACAACATCGCCAGCGATTCCGGTCACTGACCCTGGGGGAGAATAGCCGGCCCTTCGTGATGGCCCAGCAGCTCCTGGACACCTGCCGCAGATGGCTGAGGGCGGACCAGTCAACCGTCAACTAG
- the cldnd1a gene encoding claudin domain-containing protein 1a, which yields MMVDNRHATALVIAGVLSALASVYLSVSVGSPHWYQYTSPQVRSEPNASELRALHDEFLDGEFDEKTASDAMFRMNGTLGLWWRCVHVPADAHWYREPDPKMVMECVSFTLSQQFMPKYREPGNHNSGEDLIRTYLWRCQFFLPLVSLALVVLGGLLGFCACVCGSLTPALFIGLIHLLAGLCSLATVCCFLAGMDLLHRVSVLPGHVDGSLGWSLYLALIASPLHMMAAALLMWAARSHSQSYDRMTVYRVA from the exons ATGATGGTGGATAACCGGCACGCCACGGCTCTGGTCATCGCCGGTGTGTTGAGCGCGCTGGCCTCGGTGTATCTGTCGGTGTCGGTCGGGTCTCCGCACTGGTACCAGTACACGAGCCCGCAGGTGCGCTCGGAGCCCAACGCCTCGGAGCTGCGCGCGCTGCACGACGAGTTTCTGGACGGAGAGTTCGACGAGAAAACCGCGAGCGACGCGATGTTTCGCATGAACGGGACGCTCGGGCTGTGGTGGAGGTGCGTGCACGTGCCCGCGGACGCGCACTGGTACCGAGAGCCCG ACCCAAAGATGGTGATGGAGTGTGTGAGCTTTACTCTCTCTCAGCAGTTCATGCCGAAGTACAGAGAGCCGGGAAACCACAACAGCGGAGAAGACCTGATCCGGACct atctGTGGCGGTGTCAGTTCTTCCTGCCTCTGGTCTCTCTGGCTCTGGTGGTTCTGGGCGGTTTGCTGGGGTtctgcgcgtgtgtgtgtgggagtctCACGCCGGCGCTCTTCATCGGCCTCATTCACCTGCTCGCAG GCCTGTGTTCTCTGGCCACCGTGTGCTGTTTTCTGGCTGGAATGGACCTGCTCCACCGCGTGTCGGTTCTGCCGGGTCATGTGGACGGGTCTCTGGGCTGGTCTCTGTATCTGGCCCTCATCGCCTCTCCTCTGCACATGATGGCCGCCGCGCTGCTGATGTGGGCGGCTCGCAGCCACAGCCAGAGCTATGACCGCATGACCGTCTACAGAGTCGCCTAA
- the LOC137078636 gene encoding hydroperoxide isomerase ALOXE3-like, giving the protein MVIYTVTVYTGNRLSAGTTNLIFIQMCGTEDESEERILKNKAFCQGTVQVFKIQIRKSLGELITLKLICKPFLGLCNQWFCDKISVNTPEGDEVLFPCYRWLACDEELVLRTAKASLVFQDTNPIAQRQRKRQLEERQKLFRWRVYAQGMPQTIDSDSSLTLPAEVRFSFTKSKEFFSTSAKQLAVLKLTGLADNKSSWESFSQLEKIYSVITNETIEYIQEHWNEDEFFGYQFLNGFNPMMIQRCSKLPENFPVKDEMVKDFLGGSSLEQEMKNGNIFLSDYKILDGLVGNVVNDRQQYLTAPLVLLYCNPQAKMMPIAIQLGQKPSEENPIFLPSDLNDDWKLVKIFVRSAEFAVHEVDIHLLRTHLLSEVFTVATLRHLPSPHPLFKLLIPHTRYTLQINIMARNLLINDDGAITLYSGIGGESLDNLLKRATASLTYSSLCLPDNISERGLEKVPNYSYREDGMKMWNIINKFVAALLSHYYQHDAHVQKDTELQRWISEIFTNGFLERDRSGIPSSFQTLEELIKFVTMVIFTASAQHAAVNNGQYDFGGWMPNYPTALKKPPPKQKGQTTEDMILETLPDMSTTVNGMAVLRLLTKDSADYYPLGYFPETLFDEEVPCKLIQDFQKDLKELSDLIEQRNKEIKLTYTYLSPRNVANSVAI; this is encoded by the exons ATGGTGATCTACACAGTAACGGTGTACACTGGAAATAGGCTTTCAGCGGGCACCACTAACCTTATCTTTATCCAAATGTGTGGAACTGAGGATGAGAGTGAAGAACGTATTCTAAAAAATAAGGCGTTTTGTCAAGGAACG GTGCAAGTATTTAAGATACAAATTAGAAAGTCCCTGGGAGAGCTCATAACTCTCAAGCTCATCTGCAAGCCGTTTTTGGGTCTTTGCAACCAGTGGTTCTGCGATAAGATCTCTGTCAACACACCAGAAGGTGACGAGGTTTTGTTTCCGTGCTATCGCTGGCTTGCCTGTGACGAGGAACTCGTTTTAAGAACTGCTAAAG CTTCACTTGTGTTCCAGGACACTAACCCAATAGCCCAAAGACAGAGGAAGCGGCAGCTAGAAGAGCGACAGAAGTTATTTAG GTGGCGCGTGTATGCTCAGGGCATGCCTCAAACTATCGACTCCGACAGTTCCCTCACTCTGCCAGCTGAAGTCCGATTCTCTTTCACAAAGTCAAAGGAGTTCTTCTCCACTTCTGCAAAGCA gTTAGCTGTTCTGAAGTTAACTGGATTAGCTGACAACAAATCATCATGGGAAAGCTTCAGCCAActggaaaaaatatatagtgtGATCACAAACGAAACCATTG AATACATTCAGGAGCATTGGAATGAGGATGAGTTCTTTGGCTACCAGTTTCTGAATGGCTTCAATCCCATGATGATCCAGCGCTGCTCAAAGCTGCCCGAGAATTTCCCCGTCAAAGACGAAATGGTCAAAGATTTCCTAGGCGGGAGCAGCTTGGAGCAGGAGATGAAG AATGGGAACATCTTCCTGTCTGACTATAAGATATTGGATGGGCTTGTGGGAAATGTAGTCAATGACCGGCAACAGTATCTTACGGCTCCTCTGGTCCTGCTGTACTGCAACCCTCAGGCCAAGATGATGCCCATCGCCATTCAG TTAGGGCAAAAGCCCAGTGAAGAGAATCCCATCTTCCTCCCATCGGATTTAAATGATGACTGGAAACTGGTCAAGATCTTCGTCCGAAGCGCAGAGTTTGCGGTCCACGAGGTCGACATTCACCTGCTGAGAACTCACCTGCTGTCAGAAGTGTTCACCGTGGCCACATTACGCCATCTTCCCTCTCCACACCCTCTCTTCAAG CTCCTCATTCCCCATACCCGATACACGCTCCAGATCAACATCATGGCCCGGAATCTGCTGATAAACGACGATGGGGCAATCACCTTG TATTCTGGAATAGGTGGAGAGTCATTGGATAATTTGCTGAAGCGTGCGACTGCCTCCCTGACCTACAGCTCCCTCTGTCTTCCCGATAACATCTCGGAGAGAGGCCTGGAGAAGGTTCCCAACTACTCCTACAGAGAGGATGGGATGAAAATGTGGAATATCATCAACAA GTTTGTCGCGGCTCTCTTGTCACACTATTATCAACACGATGCTCATGTGCAGAAGGACACAGAGCTACAGCGCTGGATCAGTGAGATATTCACCAATGGCTTCCTGGAAAGAGATCGCTCAG GAATACCTTCATCTTTTCAGACATTGGAAGAGCTTATCAAGTTTGTTACCATGGTGATATTCACTGCATCAGCCCAACACGCCGCTGTCAACAATGGACAA TATGACTTTGGCGGCTGGATGCCTAACTACCCCACTGCCCTGAAAAAGCCCCCGCCCAAGCAGAAAGGCCAGACCACTGAGGACATGATCCTGGAGACGCTTCCGGATATGAGCACGACGGTGAATGGGATGGCTGTGCTGAGGCTGCTGACCAAGGACTCTGCAGACTAC TATCCTCTGGGATATTTCCCAGAAACTCTGTTTGATGAAGAGGTTCCCTGCAAGCTCATTCAAGATTTCCAAAAGGATCTGAAGGAGTTGTCTGATCTCATCGAGCAGCGGAACAAGGAGATAAAGCTTACCTACACATATCTGAGCCCCAGAAATGTGGCCAACAGTGTGGCCATTTGA